The following are encoded in a window of Flavobacteriales bacterium genomic DNA:
- a CDS encoding NUDIX domain-containing protein, with protein sequence MRRRYDIHMGGKVLRIAPEPPNGPAPDDWIALRVDDPSEIAKAVQLMESRSDLAGICLYPGRAGDPREHLEEVFTPVAAAGGVVLDEQGRLLAIRRLGKWDLPKGKVDPGEGLEEAALREVREECGLTELQLVRPLTITWHSYTHKGRRMLKRTDWFVMRASANEVLVPETGEDITEARWFNRGEADVLRADTYASLLPVLDAWALGEADTPKGHAITRPRP encoded by the coding sequence ATGCGGCGAAGGTATGACATCCACATGGGCGGGAAGGTGCTGCGCATAGCGCCGGAACCGCCGAACGGACCCGCACCCGATGACTGGATCGCGCTGCGCGTGGACGATCCTTCCGAGATCGCGAAGGCCGTGCAACTGATGGAGTCGCGTTCGGATCTGGCGGGCATCTGTCTGTATCCCGGGCGGGCGGGTGATCCCCGGGAGCATTTGGAGGAGGTCTTCACGCCGGTGGCCGCGGCGGGCGGCGTAGTGCTCGATGAGCAGGGACGATTGCTGGCGATTCGGCGGCTGGGCAAATGGGACCTGCCCAAGGGCAAGGTGGACCCCGGTGAGGGTCTGGAGGAGGCCGCCCTGCGCGAAGTGCGCGAGGAGTGCGGCCTGACGGAGCTGCAACTCGTGCGACCGCTCACCATCACCTGGCACAGCTACACGCACAAGGGCCGCCGCATGCTGAAGCGCACGGACTGGTTCGTGATGCGCGCGTCGGCCAATGAAGTGCTTGTACCCGAGACGGGCGAGGACATCACCGAAGCGCGCTGGTTCAACCGGGGTGAAGCGGATGTGCTGCGCGCGGACACCTACGCCTCGTTGCTGCCCGTGCTGGATGCCTGGGCCTTGGGCGAAGCGGACACACCGAAGGGTCACGCCATCACTCGTCCCAGACCTTGA
- a CDS encoding AAA family ATPase, whose amino-acid sequence MSALAPLAERILTALGHNATAGQERAAIALDRLLASARPNATLVLKGYAGTGKTTLVGALVRVLAAEKRAVVLLAPTGRAAKVLSAYAQAPASTIHRRIYRGLDDEGQGGLDVAVNRDRDALFVVDEASMIGRGGGDGLFRDGDLLTDLFEHVFSSPGCKLLLIGDPAQLPPVGSTHSPALDVKELAALGLTAGVVELTEVVRQAEASGILSNATELRGLLEPSPRPATLPPPPDRHGGPRIPTFQPHPDVHRITGHDLQDALETAYAREGPDEVCVICRSNKRAYQYSMQVRARIYDHEEELCPGDRLMVVKNNYFWAGRNGKPELIANGEPMEVERVHGIEERFGLRFADITAVWWNGREQRELDVKVMLDVLAIEAPALPAPRLRLLQQAVMDTSPATTKALRFRALRESPHANALQVKYGYAVTCHKAQGGQWNTVFVDQGYVTEEMIDEEYIRWLYTAITRASRELYLLNFHGRFWGEDE is encoded by the coding sequence ATGTCCGCGCTCGCTCCCCTGGCCGAAAGGATCCTGACAGCGTTGGGCCACAACGCCACGGCGGGCCAGGAGCGTGCGGCGATCGCCCTGGACCGCTTGCTGGCCAGTGCCAGGCCCAATGCCACCTTGGTGCTGAAGGGCTATGCCGGCACGGGCAAGACCACGCTCGTGGGCGCTTTGGTCCGCGTACTGGCTGCCGAGAAACGCGCCGTGGTGCTGCTGGCACCCACCGGCCGCGCCGCCAAGGTGCTCAGCGCTTACGCCCAGGCGCCGGCCAGCACCATCCACCGGCGCATCTACCGGGGCCTGGATGATGAAGGGCAGGGGGGGCTGGACGTGGCCGTGAACCGCGACCGCGACGCGCTTTTCGTGGTGGACGAAGCGAGCATGATAGGACGCGGCGGCGGAGACGGTCTGTTCCGCGACGGCGACCTGCTCACCGATCTCTTCGAGCATGTGTTCTCCTCACCCGGATGCAAGCTGCTGCTCATCGGCGACCCCGCCCAGTTGCCGCCCGTGGGCAGTACCCACAGTCCGGCGCTCGATGTGAAGGAACTCGCAGCCTTGGGACTCACCGCCGGCGTGGTGGAACTCACCGAAGTGGTGCGCCAGGCCGAAGCATCCGGGATACTTTCCAACGCCACCGAGCTTCGCGGACTTCTGGAACCATCCCCTCGACCGGCGACCCTTCCGCCTCCCCCCGATAGGCATGGGGGCCCGCGGATACCGACATTCCAACCCCACCCGGATGTCCACCGCATCACCGGCCACGACCTGCAGGATGCGCTGGAGACGGCCTATGCCCGCGAAGGCCCCGATGAGGTCTGCGTGATCTGCCGCAGCAACAAGCGCGCGTACCAGTACAGCATGCAGGTGCGTGCCCGCATCTACGACCACGAGGAGGAGCTCTGCCCGGGCGACCGGTTGATGGTGGTGAAGAACAACTACTTCTGGGCTGGCCGCAACGGCAAGCCCGAGCTCATCGCCAATGGGGAGCCGATGGAAGTGGAACGTGTGCACGGCATCGAGGAGCGCTTCGGGCTCCGCTTCGCGGATATCACGGCCGTTTGGTGGAACGGCCGGGAGCAACGCGAACTCGATGTGAAGGTGATGCTCGATGTGCTGGCGATCGAAGCTCCGGCCCTGCCCGCGCCTCGGCTGCGCCTGCTGCAACAGGCTGTGATGGACACGTCACCCGCTACTACGAAGGCCCTGCGTTTCCGTGCGCTGCGTGAAAGTCCCCATGCCAACGCGCTGCAGGTGAAGTACGGCTACGCGGTCACCTGTCACAAGGCGCAGGGCGGTCAGTGGAACACGGTCTTTGTGGACCAGGGCTACGTGACCGAGGAGATGATCGATGAGGAGTACATCAGGTGGCTGTACACCGCCATCACCCGGGCTTCACGCGAGCTGTATCTCCTGAACTTCCATGGCCGATTCTGGGGGGAGGATGAGTGA
- the coaD gene encoding pantetheine-phosphate adenylyltransferase, giving the protein MSTTATARIAVFPGTFDPITVGHVSIVERALPLFDRIIVGMGVNESKRTMFAVEQRLAWIRQAFAGEARVSAMAFEGLTVDLCRREGALYILRGLRNSTDHGVERSIALMNRQLGGVETIFMPSAPEHAHISSTIVRELIANKADVRALVPMDLRTTT; this is encoded by the coding sequence ATGAGCACGACAGCCACCGCCCGCATCGCCGTGTTCCCCGGCACCTTCGATCCGATCACTGTGGGGCATGTCTCCATCGTGGAGCGCGCGCTGCCCTTGTTCGACCGCATCATCGTGGGCATGGGCGTGAACGAAAGCAAACGCACCATGTTCGCCGTGGAACAGCGGCTGGCGTGGATCCGCCAGGCTTTCGCCGGCGAAGCACGCGTGTCGGCCATGGCCTTCGAGGGCCTCACCGTGGACCTGTGCAGGCGCGAAGGGGCGCTCTACATCCTGCGTGGCCTGCGCAACAGCACTGACCATGGCGTGGAGCGCAGCATCGCCCTGATGAACCGCCAACTCGGCGGAGTGGAGACCATCTTCATGCCCTCGGCGCCGGAGCACGCCCACATCAGCAGCACCATCGTTCGCGAGCTGATCGCCAATAAGGCCGATGTGCGCGCGTTGGTGCCCATGGACCTGCGCACCACGACATGA
- a CDS encoding 4'-phosphopantetheinyl transferase superfamily protein, giving the protein MSMSTGERLLTIHCGGPEPIVPIADSMPPKGAKGIVLHFAKLAPHRDHIPAYRASLDPVEMERAARFRFDVDRERFIIAHGLLRKLLADHLDARPADLRFDRGPYGKPFIKGVDLRFNLSDTKDALVVAIGGEVEIGVDVETMARTVDHMAVGEHYFTPEEVEVIASAPEPKRRFLEYWTRKEAVLKASGVGIMDDLRVLRVDGAVNRMTIRHEAFVRHAAEVYHLHTWHMGAEHILSVATEIAFGEVAIHEV; this is encoded by the coding sequence ATGAGCATGTCCACCGGGGAGCGCCTGCTGACGATCCATTGTGGTGGACCCGAACCGATCGTACCCATCGCGGACAGCATGCCACCCAAGGGCGCCAAGGGTATCGTCCTCCATTTCGCCAAGCTGGCCCCGCACCGTGACCACATCCCGGCCTATCGAGCATCGCTCGACCCCGTGGAGATGGAGCGCGCGGCACGCTTCCGTTTCGATGTGGACCGCGAACGTTTCATCATCGCGCACGGTCTGTTGCGGAAACTGCTGGCGGACCACCTCGATGCCCGGCCGGCCGATCTGCGCTTCGATCGCGGCCCTTATGGCAAGCCCTTCATCAAGGGGGTCGATCTGCGCTTCAACCTGAGCGACACCAAGGACGCGTTGGTGGTCGCGATCGGCGGCGAGGTGGAGATCGGCGTGGACGTGGAGACCATGGCCCGCACGGTGGACCACATGGCCGTGGGCGAGCACTACTTCACCCCCGAGGAGGTCGAAGTGATCGCCTCCGCACCGGAACCGAAACGCCGCTTCCTGGAATACTGGACCCGCAAGGAAGCGGTGCTGAAGGCCAGCGGCGTGGGCATCATGGACGACCTGCGCGTGCTGCGCGTGGATGGTGCCGTGAACCGCATGACGATCCGCCATGAGGCCTTTGTGCGGCATGCGGCGGAGGTCTACCATTTGCACACCTGGCACATGGGAGCAGAGCACATCCTGAGTGTCGCCACGGAGATCGCTTTCGGCGAAGTGGCCATCCACGAAGTATGA
- a CDS encoding DUF3822 family protein, translating into MEHGVQRTSRYDADRARAWHLSILIGQGLAAWSAHDAQDGTPHAMAWGPGMEALRHKSLPRQPVTVSYVGLPQWSTLVPEGALAPGSGAKHLALTHGGMPSGAMREEALPDLGAVCIYTHDDRDERQVMERHPNARPLPMQALMARTAQRMADGGPLLLLHRGQERLDAAVHDGGRLLLSNTYPVRAANDVLYFALLALETCGLSPFTTRLVAGGTHLHIGERELLGRYFKELAADQDTVWADVREGGQAPAGRWMALLEQFACVS; encoded by the coding sequence ATGGAACACGGGGTCCAAAGGACATCCCGGTACGACGCCGACCGGGCGAGGGCCTGGCATCTGAGCATCCTCATTGGCCAGGGCCTTGCCGCGTGGAGCGCGCATGACGCGCAGGATGGCACCCCCCATGCCATGGCCTGGGGCCCCGGCATGGAGGCCCTGCGGCACAAGTCGTTACCACGCCAGCCTGTCACGGTCTCCTACGTGGGCCTGCCCCAATGGAGCACACTCGTGCCCGAAGGCGCTCTGGCTCCCGGCAGCGGCGCCAAGCATCTCGCGCTCACCCACGGGGGCATGCCTTCAGGCGCCATGCGCGAGGAAGCCCTCCCCGACCTGGGCGCGGTTTGCATCTACACCCACGACGACCGCGACGAGCGCCAGGTGATGGAGCGTCATCCCAACGCGCGACCGCTGCCCATGCAGGCGCTGATGGCGCGCACCGCCCAGCGAATGGCCGATGGCGGCCCCCTGCTGCTGCTCCATCGCGGACAGGAACGCCTGGACGCGGCGGTGCATGACGGTGGCCGTTTGCTGCTGAGCAACACCTATCCGGTGCGCGCCGCGAACGATGTGCTCTACTTCGCGCTGCTGGCGCTGGAGACCTGTGGTCTATCGCCCTTCACCACCCGGCTCGTGGCCGGTGGAACACACCTGCACATCGGCGAGCGCGAATTGCTGGGCCGCTACTTCAAGGAACTGGCCGCCGACCAGGACACCGTCTGGGCCGATGTGCGCGAAGGCGGACAGGCCCCGGCCGGCCGCTGGATGGCCCTGCTGGAGCAGTTCGCATGCGTATCGTAG
- the rsmD gene encoding 16S rRNA (guanine(966)-N(2))-methyltransferase RsmD, translating to MRIVGGRYRNRRVDPPAGMDARPTTDFAKEGLFNVLTHRVPLEGIRVLDLFAGTGNVSLEFLSRGAIEVVAVEQDRRLVDFMARTAEAWGEKGLRTQRADVFRYLTTARGTFDIVFADPPFAMEGAERIPTLVAEAGLLGDDGLLIVEHPDRKDMSALPGFRETRRYGQVHFSFFTPPFSP from the coding sequence ATGCGTATCGTAGGCGGCAGATACCGCAACCGACGTGTGGACCCCCCGGCCGGCATGGACGCGCGGCCCACCACGGATTTCGCCAAGGAGGGCCTCTTCAATGTGCTCACGCACCGCGTGCCTTTGGAAGGGATCCGCGTGCTCGACCTGTTCGCCGGCACCGGCAATGTGTCGCTGGAATTCCTCTCCCGCGGGGCCATTGAAGTGGTGGCCGTGGAACAGGACCGCCGGCTGGTGGACTTCATGGCGCGCACGGCCGAAGCATGGGGCGAGAAGGGTTTGAGGACCCAGCGCGCCGACGTGTTCCGCTACCTCACCACGGCGCGCGGCACCTTCGACATCGTCTTCGCCGATCCGCCCTTCGCCATGGAAGGCGCCGAGCGCATCCCTACCTTGGTGGCTGAAGCGGGACTGCTCGGCGATGACGGCCTGTTGATCGTGGAGCACCCCGACCGCAAGGACATGAGCGCCCTGCCCGGATTCCGCGAGACACGACGCTACGGCCAGGTGCATTTCAGCTTCTTCACACCGCCCTTCAGCCCATGA
- a CDS encoding amino acid adenylation domain-containing protein, with protein sequence MEKFIPETRFQPVDFDPFAGPAIERTAPSTEAQREVWVASQMGVEASCAYIESVSLELVGAVDAALMERTIRQLVKRHEGLRSVISADGMRVIVQENMEVPFTFTDLSGKSDAERTKELQTIADRDMTLPFDLLTGPLFRVQLIKTGNDTHLLRLSGHHVIVDGWSLGIIMADVSRLYSALKEGRAPVLPEVFRFSDYAIAQIDFTKSPEHQQVEDYWTTLFKGTVPRVDLPTDRARPKQKSFKGHRLDLEMDPALVRRLRETATRSGASFVTTLLTSFEVLIHKLTGDSDLCVGLPAAGQSDYGMKDLVGHCVNLLALRSRIDEDMPFIEHLKARRTAVLDAFDNQKYTFGTLVRKLNVPREPGRIPLCPVVFNIDMNMDDGVAFAGIKHRFISNPRKYEQFELFLNATGNVEGLVLEWSYNTDLFDEATVRGWMQELNTLIDRITSNPSASIGDLVSDETLSSEKVMPPAEWYGKAVDYPRDKGVNQLFDEVVAQYPDKVALNHRDKELSYAQLQQRVIALTALLKEHGVKPGDFVGLCCERNFGMVEAQLAIMRAGAAFVPLDHTYPADRLRFLFEDTGLKVLLTEKELNAKLPKHDARVIHLDGDRNKAVNPGDHAPLDTPEAAAYIMYTSGSTGKPKGVVVPHRAIVRLVKNQNYAPFGPDAVITQMSNVSFDASTFELWGALLNGGRLVLQPQAKPTLAEVTETMERYGVNILFITTGLFNVLVDEHVDRLKGLKCILTGGEVMSLPHIRKALRVLGPGVLNNIYGPTENTTYSCFHPINSEGDIGKQVPIGKAIHNTFLYVLDEQQKPVPVGAKGELYCGGDGVALGYWERPELTAERFLPDPFQGGNAKMYRTGDLVKWLPDGSIEFLGRTDDQVKIRGFRIELGEIENAINNYPEVRDRLVMARKDMPGGQQLVAYVVPKDFDPTKDEERQEAFIAGLRNYLEAALPKFMLPSFFVVLPSFPLNPNGKIDKKLLPMPELRSTRMKAEHVAPRDAIEKTLSTIWGKALGVEDLGVHDNFFDLGGHSIMGIQMLTRIEQQLGRKLALNSLFQAPTVALFAKLLKTEVKPLELMNLAPIQKEGSKLPLFCVHGDEANYFMARDLGKDQPFWGYFHQGEDGHPIRYTSVEDIAAHFIRELKQVRPESPYLLCGFSFGGLVAYEMAQQLKRNGDQVLMLALLDTYAPALFEKVMSNEAKLYTPLKKALMRRMVQWYHRRGKATSPKLRHFHIIDIYDQATYRYAIQPYDGPVLMIKAEASPGPDHMGWQDLVRGELTLASTPGDHYNMIKDPHVKTLSKLIAQGIARAVERAAVQAG encoded by the coding sequence GATGCCGCGCTGATGGAGCGTACCATCCGCCAACTGGTGAAGCGCCATGAAGGCTTGCGCAGCGTGATCAGTGCCGATGGCATGCGCGTGATCGTGCAGGAAAACATGGAGGTGCCCTTCACCTTCACCGACCTGAGCGGAAAGAGCGATGCCGAGCGCACCAAGGAGTTACAGACCATCGCGGACCGCGACATGACGCTGCCCTTCGACCTGCTGACCGGACCGCTGTTCCGCGTGCAGCTGATCAAGACCGGCAACGACACGCACCTGCTGCGCTTGAGCGGCCACCACGTGATCGTGGACGGCTGGAGCCTGGGCATCATCATGGCCGATGTGAGCCGCCTGTACAGTGCGCTGAAGGAAGGCCGCGCGCCGGTGCTGCCGGAGGTGTTCCGCTTCAGCGACTACGCCATCGCGCAGATCGACTTCACGAAGAGCCCGGAGCACCAGCAGGTGGAGGACTACTGGACCACGCTGTTCAAAGGCACCGTGCCGCGCGTGGACCTGCCCACCGACCGTGCGCGTCCGAAGCAGAAGAGTTTCAAGGGCCATCGCCTGGACCTGGAGATGGACCCCGCCCTGGTGCGCCGCCTGCGCGAGACCGCCACCCGCAGTGGCGCGAGCTTCGTCACCACGCTGCTCACCAGCTTCGAGGTGCTGATACACAAGCTCACCGGCGACAGCGACCTGTGCGTGGGCCTGCCCGCCGCCGGACAGAGCGACTACGGCATGAAGGACCTGGTGGGCCACTGCGTGAACCTGCTCGCCCTGCGCAGCCGCATCGATGAGGACATGCCCTTCATCGAGCACCTGAAGGCCCGTCGTACCGCCGTACTCGATGCCTTCGACAACCAGAAGTACACGTTCGGAACGCTGGTGCGCAAACTCAATGTGCCCCGCGAACCCGGTCGCATCCCGCTGTGCCCCGTCGTGTTCAACATCGACATGAACATGGACGATGGCGTGGCCTTCGCGGGCATCAAGCACCGCTTCATCAGCAACCCGCGCAAGTACGAGCAGTTCGAGCTTTTCCTGAACGCCACCGGCAACGTTGAAGGCTTGGTCCTGGAGTGGAGCTACAACACCGATCTCTTCGATGAGGCCACCGTGCGCGGTTGGATGCAGGAGCTGAACACCTTGATCGATCGCATCACGAGCAACCCTTCGGCGAGCATCGGTGATCTGGTAAGCGACGAAACGCTCAGCAGCGAAAAGGTGATGCCGCCCGCCGAGTGGTATGGCAAGGCCGTGGACTACCCACGCGACAAAGGCGTGAACCAGCTCTTCGACGAAGTGGTGGCGCAGTACCCCGACAAGGTGGCGCTGAACCACCGCGACAAGGAACTCAGCTACGCCCAATTGCAGCAGCGGGTGATCGCATTGACGGCCTTGCTGAAGGAGCACGGTGTGAAGCCTGGCGACTTCGTGGGCCTGTGCTGCGAGCGCAACTTCGGCATGGTGGAAGCACAACTCGCGATCATGCGCGCCGGTGCCGCTTTCGTGCCGTTGGACCACACCTACCCGGCCGATCGACTGCGCTTCCTTTTCGAGGATACCGGCCTGAAGGTGCTGCTGACGGAGAAGGAACTCAATGCCAAACTGCCGAAGCATGATGCGCGTGTGATCCACCTGGACGGTGATCGCAACAAAGCAGTGAACCCTGGAGACCATGCGCCGTTGGATACGCCGGAAGCGGCCGCCTACATCATGTACACCAGCGGCAGCACCGGCAAGCCGAAGGGGGTGGTGGTTCCGCATCGCGCGATCGTGCGCTTGGTGAAGAACCAGAACTACGCACCCTTCGGCCCGGACGCCGTGATCACCCAAATGAGCAACGTCTCCTTCGACGCGAGCACATTCGAGCTCTGGGGCGCGCTGCTGAACGGCGGAAGGCTGGTGCTGCAACCGCAGGCCAAACCCACGCTGGCCGAAGTGACCGAAACGATGGAACGCTACGGCGTCAACATCCTCTTCATTACCACGGGACTTTTCAATGTGCTGGTGGATGAGCACGTGGATCGTCTGAAGGGCTTGAAGTGCATCCTTACCGGTGGCGAGGTGATGAGCCTGCCGCACATCCGCAAGGCCCTGCGCGTGCTGGGCCCCGGCGTACTGAACAACATCTACGGCCCTACCGAGAACACCACCTACAGCTGCTTCCACCCCATCAACAGCGAGGGTGATATCGGCAAGCAGGTGCCCATCGGCAAGGCCATCCACAACACCTTCCTCTATGTGCTCGACGAGCAGCAGAAGCCCGTGCCCGTCGGTGCCAAAGGCGAACTGTACTGCGGCGGCGATGGTGTAGCGCTGGGCTATTGGGAACGTCCGGAACTGACCGCCGAGCGTTTCCTGCCGGATCCCTTCCAGGGTGGCAACGCCAAGATGTACCGCACTGGCGACCTGGTGAAGTGGCTGCCGGATGGCTCGATCGAATTCCTGGGCCGTACCGACGACCAGGTGAAGATCCGCGGCTTCCGCATCGAACTGGGCGAGATCGAGAATGCCATCAACAACTACCCCGAGGTACGCGACCGCTTGGTGATGGCGCGCAAGGACATGCCCGGTGGGCAGCAATTGGTAGCCTATGTGGTGCCGAAGGACTTCGACCCGACCAAGGATGAAGAGCGGCAGGAGGCCTTCATCGCTGGCCTGCGGAACTACTTGGAAGCAGCCCTTCCGAAGTTCATGCTGCCATCGTTCTTCGTCGTGCTGCCATCCTTCCCGCTGAACCCCAACGGCAAGATCGACAAGAAGCTGCTGCCCATGCCGGAGCTGCGCAGCACGCGCATGAAGGCCGAACATGTGGCGCCACGCGATGCCATCGAGAAAACGCTGAGCACCATCTGGGGCAAAGCCCTGGGCGTGGAGGACCTCGGCGTACACGACAACTTCTTCGACCTGGGCGGGCACAGCATCATGGGCATCCAGATGCTGACGCGGATCGAACAGCAGCTGGGTCGCAAGCTGGCTTTGAACAGCCTCTTCCAGGCGCCCACGGTGGCGCTCTTCGCCAAGCTGTTGAAGACCGAGGTGAAGCCGCTGGAGCTGATGAATCTCGCACCGATACAGAAGGAAGGAAGCAAACTGCCGCTCTTCTGCGTGCATGGCGACGAGGCCAACTACTTCATGGCGCGCGACCTCGGCAAGGACCAGCCCTTCTGGGGATACTTCCATCAGGGTGAGGATGGCCATCCCATCCGCTACACCAGCGTGGAGGACATCGCCGCGCACTTCATCCGCGAACTCAAGCAGGTGCGTCCGGAAAGCCCATATCTTCTTTGCGGCTTCAGCTTCGGTGGATTGGTGGCCTATGAGATGGCGCAGCAACTCAAGCGCAACGGCGACCAGGTGCTGATGCTGGCCTTGCTCGACACCTATGCACCCGCCCTCTTCGAAAAGGTGATGAGCAACGAAGCCAAGCTGTACACACCGCTGAAGAAGGCCCTGATGCGACGCATGGTGCAGTGGTACCACCGCCGCGGCAAGGCGACATCACCCAAACTGCGCCACTTCCACATCATCGACATCTACGACCAGGCCACCTACCGCTACGCCATCCAGCCTTACGACGGGCCGGTGCTGATGATCAAGGCGGAGGCTTCGCCAGGCCCGGACCACATGGGCTGGCAGGACCTCGTGCGCGGCGAGCTTACCTTGGCCAGCACACCGGGCGACCACTACAACATGATCAAGGACCCGCACGTGAAGACCCTGTCCAAGCTGATCGCGCAGGGCATCGCGCGGGCGGTGGAGCGTGCAGCGGTGCAAGCCGGATGA